In a single window of the Flavobacterium ammoniigenes genome:
- a CDS encoding TonB-dependent receptor domain-containing protein, translating into MKKINAIALIVLFLSSILSFGQQAPTSSKVKITGKVIEKTSKQPLEYATITLRLPNNPKAVTGGITNNKGEFSVEAAAGNYDITVEFISFKSTEFKGKTIDSNTNLGTIGLAEDAAQLNEVVVRAEKTTVEIKLDKKVFNVGNDLMVKGGTVSDVLGNIPSVSVDVEGNVSLRGNENVKILIDGRPSNAINIVEALRIIPADAIDKVEVITNPSARYDAEGGGGILNIVLKKGKNQGFNGTFIATGGIPDNNGLSGNVNYKTEKVSLFTTQGYSFRSNPGNMINETTYFNSNNSIRNYIVEPRDNKRYDKGYNGNFGIDIAIDKNTSWTNTINYRNSNGDHTDNVFQNYYTQARLFDYTINRTNQEDNHSNNIEYTTNFTKNFKKQGHKFTIDGSVSSNDDNTTAIVNASRSNSTSSIDNTINNQKQNRVLIQSDYVLPLGKGSQFEAGYRGDFSKLVTDYQVKNEGVINPNFTNVLEYKEKVNAVYTQYGFKKNKASVLLGLRYEDSNIEINQLATSDFNTKKYGNLFPSAFFTYEISDKSSTSISYSRRIQRPRGRMLNPFSNLSSNINIFVGNPDLDPSMTDAIDFGYIKRWSKLTLSTSLYYNKTTDVFQMARRESGNFVNGTPIIITSPINIATEFRTGFEFTLNYSPYKWWKLNSNFNFFQSDTKGDFVYTNFNNVVVTQKFNNNATSWFSRLTSKITLPAKIDWQTNLMYMGGQTNAQGKVLGNFSANLAFSKDVFKDKGTFALNVNDVFNGRKRIMETYLPGVLSSRAEMQWRVRQVTLSFTYRFNKAKNEREKQPKKMNEGGGGEMEYQG; encoded by the coding sequence ATGAAAAAAATAAATGCGATTGCATTAATTGTACTGTTTTTGAGCAGTATACTAAGTTTTGGGCAACAAGCACCAACTAGTTCTAAAGTAAAAATAACTGGAAAAGTTATTGAAAAAACAAGTAAGCAACCACTAGAGTATGCTACAATTACCCTTCGATTACCCAACAATCCAAAAGCTGTCACTGGAGGAATTACCAACAACAAAGGGGAGTTCTCTGTCGAAGCTGCTGCAGGCAATTATGACATTACAGTAGAATTTATCTCCTTTAAATCTACTGAATTTAAAGGAAAGACTATTGACTCCAATACTAATTTAGGAACAATAGGTTTAGCAGAAGACGCCGCTCAATTGAACGAGGTGGTTGTTCGTGCTGAAAAAACAACTGTCGAAATCAAATTGGATAAAAAAGTGTTTAATGTTGGAAATGACTTAATGGTAAAAGGAGGAACAGTAAGTGATGTGTTGGGGAACATCCCTTCGGTATCGGTTGATGTTGAAGGAAATGTTAGTTTAAGAGGAAACGAAAATGTAAAAATTTTAATCGATGGTAGACCTTCAAACGCGATTAATATAGTGGAAGCCCTTCGTATTATTCCTGCAGATGCTATTGACAAAGTAGAAGTAATTACCAATCCATCGGCGCGCTATGATGCTGAAGGAGGTGGCGGAATCTTGAATATCGTTTTGAAAAAAGGAAAAAATCAAGGATTTAATGGAACTTTTATTGCCACTGGCGGAATACCTGATAACAATGGATTAAGTGGAAATGTAAATTACAAAACTGAAAAGGTGAGTTTATTTACTACTCAAGGTTACAGTTTTAGAAGTAATCCTGGAAACATGATCAATGAAACTACCTATTTCAATTCGAATAATTCGATTCGCAATTATATTGTAGAACCTAGAGATAATAAACGTTATGACAAAGGATACAATGGGAACTTTGGAATTGATATTGCAATAGACAAAAATACCTCTTGGACAAATACCATCAATTATCGTAATAGTAATGGTGATCATACCGATAATGTTTTCCAAAATTATTACACACAAGCACGTCTCTTCGATTATACTATTAATCGAACGAATCAAGAGGACAACCACAGTAACAATATAGAATACACTACTAATTTTACTAAAAACTTTAAGAAACAGGGACACAAGTTTACTATCGACGGTTCGGTATCTTCTAATGACGATAATACAACCGCAATAGTTAATGCATCTAGGTCCAATAGTACTTCTAGCATTGACAACACCATAAATAACCAAAAACAAAATAGAGTTTTGATTCAAAGTGATTATGTTTTGCCATTAGGCAAAGGAAGTCAGTTTGAAGCGGGTTATCGTGGTGATTTTTCAAAATTAGTTACTGATTATCAAGTGAAGAATGAAGGCGTTATCAATCCTAACTTTACTAATGTTTTAGAATACAAAGAAAAAGTAAACGCGGTTTATACTCAATATGGTTTCAAAAAAAATAAAGCATCCGTTCTTTTAGGTTTGCGTTATGAAGATTCAAATATTGAAATTAACCAATTAGCTACTTCGGATTTTAATACCAAAAAATACGGTAACTTATTCCCTAGTGCATTCTTTACTTATGAGATTTCAGATAAAAGCAGTACTTCTATCAGTTATAGTAGAAGAATTCAAAGACCTAGAGGAAGAATGTTAAATCCATTTAGCAACTTGTCTAGTAACATCAATATATTTGTTGGTAATCCTGATTTAGATCCTTCCATGACTGATGCCATCGATTTTGGATATATCAAACGTTGGTCAAAATTAACATTAAGCACTTCATTGTATTACAACAAAACAACCGATGTGTTTCAGATGGCTCGAAGAGAATCTGGAAATTTTGTAAATGGCACACCAATTATCATCACTTCGCCAATTAATATTGCCACAGAATTTAGAACTGGATTCGAATTTACCTTAAACTATTCACCCTACAAATGGTGGAAATTGAATTCTAACTTCAACTTCTTTCAAAGTGATACCAAAGGAGATTTTGTATATACTAACTTTAACAATGTAGTAGTAACACAAAAATTCAATAACAACGCAACTTCTTGGTTTAGCCGTTTAACATCTAAAATTACATTGCCCGCTAAAATTGATTGGCAAACTAATTTAATGTATATGGGAGGACAAACTAATGCACAAGGAAAAGTATTAGGTAACTTTAGTGCCAATTTGGCTTTCAGCAAAGATGTATTCAAAGACAAAGGAACTTTTGCGCTAAATGTAAACGATGTTTTTAATGGTAGAAAAAGAATTATGGAAACCTACCTTCCAGGTGTTTTAAGCTCAAGAGCTGAAATGCAATGGAGAGTAAGACAAGTAACTTTATCGTTTACCTATCGTTTCAACAAAGCTAAAAACGAAAGAGAAAAACAACCTAAGAAAATGAACGAAGGTGGTGGCGGTGAAATGGAATATCAAGGATAA
- the arsC gene encoding arsenate reductase (glutaredoxin) (This arsenate reductase requires both glutathione and glutaredoxin to convert arsenate to arsenite, after which the efflux transporter formed by ArsA and ArsB can extrude the arsenite from the cell, providing resistance.): MIQIYHNPRCGKSRNCLALLTEKESEVAIAKYLETPPTEQEIKAILQKLNFKPIQLVRTKESIWMENYKNKSLTDEEIIQALAAHPILIERPILVKGDKAIIGRIPEEVTQFLLE, translated from the coding sequence ATGATACAAATATACCATAACCCACGTTGTGGAAAGTCAAGAAATTGTTTGGCTTTGTTAACCGAAAAAGAATCAGAAGTTGCCATTGCAAAATATCTTGAAACCCCTCCAACAGAACAAGAAATCAAAGCTATTTTACAAAAATTAAATTTCAAACCCATTCAGTTGGTCAGAACCAAAGAAAGCATTTGGATGGAGAACTATAAAAACAAATCACTTACTGATGAAGAAATTATTCAAGCTTTGGCGGCACATCCAATTCTAATTGAAAGACCTATTCTAGTCAAAGGAGACAAAGCCATCATAGGCAGAATTCCTGAAGAGGTGACGCAATTTCTATTGGAATAA
- a CDS encoding CPBP family intramembrane glutamic endopeptidase, which produces MFLKQVNPKEKEFWKYLIGSVLLFCASLFGQFPFMLGVYIKSFNDKIPYPDSYEATMGFLEPNLSLFLMLLSFVFVFFQLYAVVRFLHKQSFIQIITSRKKIDWHRILFSFSIWAGISILSTFIFYLLYPDDFIVQFQLIPFLGLFVVGLLLFPFQIGCEELIFRAYLMQGFGNLATNRWFPLLMTSLIFGMLHIANPEVDKMGYSILIYYIGTGLFLGIITLMDDGIELALGFHFANNFIGALLVTSDWTAFQTHSIFKSTSDPSVLSDIILPVCIIFPILLLLFAKKYHWANWREKLTGTI; this is translated from the coding sequence ATGTTTTTAAAACAAGTTAACCCAAAAGAAAAAGAGTTCTGGAAATATTTAATTGGTTCTGTTCTCTTATTTTGTGCTTCACTTTTTGGTCAGTTTCCTTTTATGTTGGGTGTATATATCAAATCATTTAATGATAAAATTCCTTATCCAGATTCTTATGAAGCTACAATGGGATTTTTAGAACCCAACCTTAGCTTATTTCTAATGTTGCTATCATTTGTTTTTGTATTCTTTCAATTATATGCTGTAGTTCGGTTTTTACACAAACAATCATTTATACAAATTATTACTTCTAGAAAGAAAATAGATTGGCACCGAATCCTATTTTCATTTTCCATTTGGGCCGGAATATCGATTCTTTCCACATTTATATTTTATTTACTCTATCCAGACGATTTTATTGTTCAGTTTCAATTGATTCCTTTTTTAGGATTGTTTGTAGTAGGCTTACTGCTTTTTCCTTTTCAAATTGGTTGCGAAGAGTTAATTTTTAGAGCCTATCTGATGCAAGGTTTTGGCAATTTGGCTACAAACAGATGGTTTCCTTTACTGATGACATCACTTATTTTTGGTATGCTTCATATTGCTAATCCGGAGGTCGATAAAATGGGATACAGTATATTAATTTATTACATTGGAACAGGATTATTTTTAGGAATAATCACTTTGATGGACGACGGAATCGAATTGGCTTTAGGGTTTCACTTTGCTAATAATTTTATTGGGGCGTTATTAGTTACTTCTGATTGGACTGCGTTTCAAACCCATTCCATTTTTAAAAGCACCTCTGATCCAAGTGTTTTATCAGATATTATTTTACCAGTCTGTATCATTTTCCCGATTTTACTTTTACTTTTTGCTAAAAAATACCATTGGGCCAACTGGCGCGAAAAACTGACCGGGACAATTTAA
- a CDS encoding AMP-binding protein encodes MNTVTYQNVHNKFKLNGFSFTKEDLLRVAYSFIKEGESYEKPLGIFILDWFDPKSYLEMNTSGSTGTPKIIRVDKQAMVNSALATGDFFGLQPGQKVLHCLPTDYVAGKMMFVRAFILGLDMEFVAPSSHPMDRVKGDFDFCGMVPLQAKNSLKDLHRIKKLIIGGAKINKTLENELATIPSQIYETYGMTETITHIAAKRVGESAFTVLPNVKVTQDDRHCLVIDAHKISGEKIVTNDLVDVISDTQFVWKGRFDNVINSGGIKLIPEQIEEKLASSISNCFFVYGQNDELLGEKLILYVEGERMTIEESIFEVLDKYERPKEIVFIPEFKRTATGKVIRDKTVVNS; translated from the coding sequence ATGAATACAGTAACTTATCAAAACGTTCACAACAAATTCAAATTAAATGGTTTTAGCTTTACCAAAGAGGATTTACTCCGTGTAGCCTATTCCTTTATTAAAGAAGGAGAGTCGTATGAGAAACCGTTAGGAATTTTTATCCTGGATTGGTTTGATCCAAAATCGTATTTAGAAATGAATACTTCGGGTTCAACAGGCACTCCAAAAATTATCCGTGTTGACAAACAAGCGATGGTCAATTCGGCTTTAGCCACCGGCGATTTTTTTGGTTTACAACCTGGGCAAAAAGTACTTCATTGTTTGCCAACCGATTATGTAGCCGGTAAAATGATGTTTGTCAGAGCATTTATCTTAGGTTTGGATATGGAATTTGTTGCGCCAAGTTCACATCCGATGGACCGCGTAAAAGGGGATTTCGATTTTTGTGGGATGGTCCCTTTGCAAGCCAAAAACTCCTTGAAGGACTTGCACCGAATCAAGAAGTTAATTATTGGCGGTGCCAAAATCAATAAGACGCTAGAAAACGAACTAGCTACAATACCGTCTCAGATTTATGAAACCTACGGAATGACTGAGACGATTACGCACATTGCTGCCAAACGAGTAGGGGAGTCGGCTTTTACCGTGTTGCCTAATGTAAAAGTTACTCAAGATGACAGACATTGTTTGGTCATTGACGCCCATAAAATTAGTGGTGAGAAAATTGTAACCAATGATTTGGTCGATGTAATTTCTGATACGCAGTTTGTTTGGAAAGGCCGTTTTGATAATGTGATCAATAGCGGAGGGATTAAATTAATTCCAGAGCAAATTGAAGAAAAACTAGCTTCATCAATTTCAAATTGTTTCTTTGTGTACGGTCAAAACGATGAACTTTTAGGAGAAAAATTAATCTTGTATGTGGAAGGCGAACGTATGACCATAGAAGAATCTATTTTTGAGGTGTTAGACAAATACGAAAGACCGAAAGAAATTGTATTTATACCTGAATTTAAGCGAACTGCTACAGGTAAAGTAATTCGAGATAAAACAGTTGTAAATAGTTAA
- a CDS encoding acyl-CoA carboxylase subunit beta → MDLNFNKNEDHNKLLLSELRKKLGEVKLGGGEKRIQKLHAEGKMTARERIDYLLDTNEKSIEIGAFVGDGMYKEHGGCPSGGVVVKIGYIKGKQCIVVANDATVKAGAWFPITAKKNLRAQEIAMENRIPIIYLVDSAGVYLPLQDEIFPDKEHFGRIFRNNALMSSMGITQISAVMGSCVAGGAYLPIMSDEALIVDKTGSIFLAGSYLVKAAIGESIDNETLGGATTHCEISGVTDYKAKDDKDALDKIKNIVDKIGDYDKAGFNRIKSEKPSQDENELYGVLPKARTDQYDMMEIIKRLVDNSEFEAYKEGYGQTIITGYARIDGWAVGIVANQRKVVKTKNGEMQFGGVIYSDSADKATRFIANCNQKKIPLVFLQDVTGFMVGSKSEHGGIIKDGAKMVNAVSNSVVPKFTVIVGNSYGAGNYAMCGKAYDPRLIMAWPSAELAVMGGTQAAKVLAQIEANSLKAKGEEVDEAKEAELFAKIKARYDEQVSPYYAASRLWTDAIIDPIDTRTWISMGIEAANHAPIEKQFNLGVIQV, encoded by the coding sequence ATGGATTTGAATTTCAATAAAAACGAAGATCACAACAAACTGTTACTTTCTGAATTACGCAAAAAGTTAGGCGAAGTAAAACTAGGCGGCGGAGAAAAACGCATCCAAAAATTGCATGCTGAAGGAAAGATGACAGCCCGTGAACGCATCGATTATTTGTTGGATACCAATGAAAAAAGTATTGAAATTGGCGCCTTTGTAGGTGATGGAATGTACAAAGAACACGGCGGATGTCCATCAGGTGGTGTGGTGGTAAAAATAGGATATATCAAAGGAAAACAATGCATTGTCGTTGCCAATGATGCCACCGTTAAAGCAGGTGCTTGGTTTCCAATAACCGCTAAGAAAAACCTACGTGCGCAAGAAATTGCGATGGAAAATCGTATTCCAATTATCTATTTAGTCGATAGTGCTGGGGTGTATTTGCCTTTGCAAGATGAAATTTTTCCTGATAAAGAACACTTTGGACGTATATTCAGAAACAATGCTTTAATGAGCAGTATGGGAATTACCCAAATTTCGGCGGTAATGGGAAGTTGCGTAGCAGGTGGTGCCTATTTACCCATCATGAGTGACGAAGCTTTGATTGTAGACAAAACGGGTAGCATCTTTTTAGCCGGAAGTTATTTGGTCAAAGCTGCCATTGGCGAAAGCATTGACAACGAAACTTTAGGTGGAGCAACCACCCATTGCGAAATCTCAGGAGTAACCGATTATAAAGCCAAAGACGACAAAGATGCTTTGGACAAAATAAAAAATATCGTTGATAAAATTGGCGATTATGATAAAGCCGGTTTCAACCGCATCAAATCTGAAAAACCTAGTCAAGACGAAAATGAATTGTACGGCGTGTTACCAAAAGCGCGTACCGATCAATACGATATGATGGAAATCATCAAGCGATTGGTGGATAATTCCGAATTTGAAGCTTACAAAGAAGGTTATGGTCAAACAATTATTACAGGTTATGCTCGCATTGACGGATGGGCTGTGGGGATTGTAGCCAATCAACGAAAAGTAGTCAAAACTAAAAATGGCGAAATGCAATTTGGAGGTGTTATTTACTCTGATTCAGCCGATAAAGCCACGCGTTTTATAGCCAATTGCAACCAAAAGAAAATACCGTTAGTGTTTTTACAAGACGTAACCGGTTTTATGGTGGGCAGTAAATCAGAACATGGCGGAATTATAAAAGACGGTGCCAAAATGGTGAATGCCGTTTCTAATTCCGTAGTGCCAAAATTCACTGTAATTGTTGGAAATTCGTATGGTGCTGGAAATTATGCCATGTGTGGCAAAGCCTACGACCCACGTTTGATTATGGCTTGGCCTAGTGCTGAATTAGCCGTAATGGGTGGCACACAAGCCGCCAAAGTATTGGCACAAATTGAAGCCAATTCACTAAAAGCAAAAGGAGAAGAAGTAGATGAAGCTAAGGAAGCCGAATTGTTTGCCAAAATAAAAGCCCGTTATGACGAACAAGTGTCGCCTTACTACGCTGCCTCTCGATTGTGGACAGATGCGATTATTGATCCTATAGATACGCGAACTTGGATTTCGATGGGGATTGAAGCAGCCAACCACGCTCCTATTGAGAAACAATTTAATTTAGGAGTGATTCAAGTATAA
- the lpxD gene encoding UDP-3-O-(3-hydroxymyristoyl)glucosamine N-acyltransferase, whose protein sequence is MKSYSIQEINELLQGTIVGSTTTLITAPEQLDEASATEISFIGHRKYEKNWATSKACAAVVNEDIRIEPGENKVFIKVKNADLAMSQVLELFAPPSPVFHVEIHPTAVIDSTATIGKGSKIGANVYIGPNTKIGENTILYPNVTVLDECSIGDHTVIWSGTVVRERCHIGHQCIIHPNATIGADGFGFRPDPQKGLVKIPQIGNVVIGNGVEIGANACVDRGKFSSTVLGDGCKIDNLVQIGHNSKLGRFCIMAGNSGLAGSVTLGNGVIIGGSASIKDHTKLGDGAIVGAGSGVVSDVEAGKTVLGYPAVDARDALKQWAILKRLVEESKK, encoded by the coding sequence ATGAAATCCTACTCCATTCAAGAAATAAACGAACTACTTCAAGGAACAATTGTTGGATCTACAACAACTTTAATAACTGCTCCCGAACAATTAGACGAAGCTTCAGCAACTGAAATATCCTTCATTGGTCACCGAAAATATGAAAAAAATTGGGCTACTTCTAAAGCCTGTGCTGCAGTTGTGAATGAAGATATTCGAATTGAGCCAGGAGAGAATAAGGTATTCATAAAAGTAAAAAATGCCGATTTGGCTATGTCACAAGTGTTGGAACTTTTTGCTCCACCAAGTCCAGTATTTCATGTCGAAATTCACCCAACAGCTGTAATTGATAGTACTGCTACTATCGGAAAAGGTAGTAAAATTGGCGCCAATGTTTATATAGGACCAAATACCAAAATTGGAGAAAATACCATCCTCTACCCGAACGTAACCGTACTGGACGAATGTTCTATTGGTGACCATACCGTAATTTGGTCAGGAACCGTGGTTAGAGAGCGTTGTCATATTGGTCATCAATGTATCATCCACCCTAATGCAACCATTGGAGCAGACGGTTTTGGTTTTAGACCTGATCCACAAAAAGGTTTGGTAAAAATTCCACAAATTGGTAATGTAGTAATTGGCAACGGAGTTGAAATTGGAGCTAATGCTTGTGTAGATCGCGGAAAATTCAGTTCAACCGTTTTGGGAGACGGATGTAAAATTGACAATTTAGTACAAATTGGACACAACAGTAAACTAGGTCGTTTTTGTATTATGGCTGGAAACTCTGGATTAGCAGGCTCGGTAACCTTAGGTAATGGCGTGATCATTGGCGGAAGCGCCTCGATAAAAGATCATACCAAACTAGGAGACGGCGCTATTGTAGGAGCAGGTTCAGGTGTCGTTAGCGATGTTGAAGCAGGGAAAACCGTTTTAGGTTATCCTGCTGTTGACGCTCGAGATGCACTAAAACAATGGGCTATTTTAAAACGTCTAGTAGAAGAATCCAAAAAATAA